The nucleotide sequence CACAAAGTTGCTGACGTCCCAGATGAGGCAATTCTGTGTCTTGAACAGACGGGCGTGATAGATTGGTGCAGGCAGATGGTTCCCGCGGTCGAAGTCTCTGGTGCCACATTCATCTATTACAACGAGGCCGGAGAAGACAGTAAGCTGCACGTGGATGACAATGCAAGGTGGGTCTACAATCTTCTCATTTGCCTTAGCCGCAGGAAGCCGGAAACTGGGCCGGGGTCAGCCACCTACTTCATGCTAGGAAATGGCGTTACGAAAGCTCATCGACTTAACGGCGGAGAAGCAATTTTCTTCCACTCTGAATCTACTCCGCATGGCCGTACGCCTATAGTCGCCGATGAGCAAGTGCTCCTATTGTCTGTCGCTTTGAGGGAAAGCAGCTATTGATTCTCAACGCGATACTGAAAGCTGGCTTCGTAACTAGCCTCGATTTTGCATGAGGGTGCGTCAGCTTGCTGGCGGACCCTTTCTGCTCATTCAGGGCGGAGATTTCGGCTCGCGGACATGCTGATGGCCCGGCTGTCGCGTCGGATGGGCGCCGGGTTCCACGACTCCGGTCGGGGTGGTGCTGCTCGCAGGGACGGGACCAGGCTGGTCAGCCTGGGTTCGGGAGGGCTTCGAGTCGTGCCAGGGCGTCGGTGATTACGTCTGTCCAGGGCCAGTGGCGTGCGACCCTCAGGTGCCGGCGGCGGGCGGTCCTGATGATCTGAGCGGCGGCGGAGACGAGACGGAGCCGGAGACGACGGGGCTCCCGCCTGCGGGTTTCTCCGGTCAGAGCGAGCATGGGCATCCAGGCCAGCAGGTCGAGGGCGATCTGGACGGTCTCCAGCCAGATCTGGTTCTGTGCGGTGTCGTGCAGGGGGAGGTTGCGCAGGCCGGTGGCGCGGGCGGCGCGGATGCGGTCCTCGGCCCTCGCGCGCTGGTGGTGCCGCAGTTCGAGTGCGGCGATCGGATCGCCGGTGGTGTTGGTGGCGAACGCGGTGAGCCGCAGGCCGTCGGCGTCGGTGAGCCGCAACTGGGCGCCGGGGTGAGGCCGTTCCTTGCGGACGATCAGCCGTATCCCCTGCGGCCAGCCGGCCAGGACATTGCCGGTGAGTTCGGCGACCCAGGCGCCGTCGCGGATCTCGCCGCCCGGCTCGACGGCCGCTGTCCATGCGGTGGGCGGAACCTCAAGGGCGGCGTGGTGGATGGCGTCGGTGATGGTCATGCCGACCGAGTACGACAGCCACCGGCCGCGCTGGGCGAGCCAGGCGACGAACTCGTGGGTTCCGCCTCCGGAGTCGGTGCGGATCAGCGTCCGGCGTCCGCGCCGGTACTTCTTCGGCAGTTGGGCCAGGGCGAGCTGGGCGGTTTCGATGTGGTCGGCGGCGGTGTTGCTGCCCGCGTTGCCCGGCCTGAGCAGGCCGGCCACCGGCTCCCCGCTTCCGCCGCTTCCGTGATCGACGAAGCCCGTCAGCGGGTGGTGTCCGAAGGTCTTCTTCCAGGTCGCGGTGGCGTCCTGCTTGTCGGAGTGCGCCAGCACCAGCACCCCGTCCAGGTCCACGATCACCTGTCCGGTCGTGCTACGGCCACGAGGCTCCGGCCAACTTCCAGACACGCTCGCGTGATTCGGCTCGTGCTGAACGGATCGCGGTCAGGGCCTTCAAGCCCGCCGCGGCCAGAGTGAGGCGGGAGACGGTCGGGTCAGAGGCCACCGGGCCGAACACAGCCGGCTCGGCCCGCATCATCGCGACATCGGCCAGACAGTCCCCGCCCAGTGCGACCGCCAGCGGCGCATCCAGCACGATCTTGCCCGGATCGTGCACGGCCCTGGCCTTCCGCCACGGCGCCAGCGCCGCTGATATTGCCCTGTCCAAGCCGACCTTGCGGACGGTCTCGACCAACAGCACGCTCCCGGCCTGGGAGACCACAGCCCGGCCGCCGCCCTCGATGCGGACATGCGGGTACGACCCGATACGCTTCCTCACCTGAGGAGTGCTTCTTTCCTCGCAGCCAACAGGACTCTCGACAAGCCCTATCGTTGCAGGTCAGGAGCACTTCTCGCGTTTGCGATCAAGCCTTGGACAGCTCACGTCATGAAAGCGCGAGGCTAGCCACGCCACGGGCCTCCTCGGCCCGCTTGAGACACCCTCCGACCCAGCTATCTTGGCCTGTGCCTTCTTGGGTGCCGAGCACCTTGGGGACAGGGCGCATCCCGGCGGTATGCCTACCGATGTGCGGTCGACGGGATTGTTGTAGCTACCGAAGGTCGCCCACCGTGGCACCGAAATGGGTGCCGAAAAATATGACGAAGCACGTTGACTCGAACTTTCTCTCCATGACTCAATGGATCTTGTGCTGAATCGTAGAAGGCTGGGCTATCGGCTTGGTGCCGTAGCAAGTCATATGGGGGTTGGTCTGCTTCAGTATCAGAAAGTTGAAGAATTTATCAATTGTTATACGCGCTTACTCACCCAGGTCTGGGGCAGCGAGGAATGTTCGCGTCGTTTGGATGAGCATCCCCGCACTCTACTGTCGGAAGTCGGCCTGAATATCTCAGCCGATGCTACATTGCATGTGCTGAGGGAAGAGATCGCGGGCTTCCATCTCGGTCACCAGATAGATCTCTGGAATCAAGGCCTCCAGACAGGACAGTTCACATTGTACGTACCGCGCCCGCTGTGCGCTGATGGAGATCTCAGCGAAGTGGACCTCGGTGACCTAGCCGGCGGAGTGAAAATCAACTGCCAGATACTTTGAACCATATATCGCCATGTCGGCAGTAACAAAAGGGCGGTATACCTCAGAGGCCTCGTGACGACCGAAATCCAGCGTACATTGTCAACACTGTATTTGACGCAGGACGGTTCCGATGTCTCGTCTGGTCGCTACAGAGCGACTGGTGGAGTGTCTTGTCCCAGTGCCGATATCAGGCTCACCACTAAGCCACGCGTCGACTCGAACCAGCGGTCGAAGTTGGTTGAGAAGATTCGTATTGAGCAACCACCGTCCTTTTTCCCTGCCGCGTTGAGAAGGCGAGCAGCACCTGTGAAATTTCGTCAGCAGGCACTGGCCAAACTGCAGAGCCCGACCGTACTGGATGCCCCCATCCAATTGGCACAGCCGCGCAATTTGCTATCACTCGCCGTGGTAGCCCTACTGGTCGTTTGTGGCGGAGTCTGGGCTGTGACTGGCTCAATACCCAGGCAGACCACGGCCACGGGGATCCTCACCCACGCCAAAGGCAGCATTTATTTCGAGAGTCCACACACGGGCCAAATCACGGGTGTGTTTGTCACTGCGGGCTCGATTTTTCCAGCCAAGACTCCACTGTTCAACATCCAGAGCGAGACCGGCGAACGTACAGTTCGTTCCACAGCAGGGGGGCGCATCATCAGCTTGCTGGGTAGTGTCGGCCAGCAGATCTCCCAGGGAGCACAGCTTGCGGTGATCGAGCGCGTGGACGATATCCACGACCCCGTCGTGGCCGCCCTATATGTACCACAATCGTCGGCGGGCTTGGTCCGGGTAGGCAGTCAGGTCGACCTGGACGTTCGCTCCGCGCCCTCAAAGTCTTATGGCATTCTGCGTGGGACAGTGGAGTCGATCGGGCAATTCCCACAAACTGAGTCGCAGATCGCGAGCTTCCTCGGGGATGCACAGCTGGCGAAGACGTTCACCATGACAGGGCAGCCGATGAGCGTGATCGTACGTATTACGCCAGATAGCTCCACTATTAGCGGCTTCAGTTGGTCCAGGGGGGCGGGCCCGCCTTACCAGATCGACTCACGCTCTCTGGTCACCGGGGCCATCCACCTGGCACCCATCAAGCCAGTCGATTGGATCTCGGCCTAGCCATGATCTTTACGCCGCGTGACACCCCTGGATCCCGATCCGTTGGTGGTGATTCTCCAAAATGAGCACGGAAAGACGACCTTCTTGCCGGCGAACCACACAGCGGGTCAGGACACAGAGCGTCCTTCAAATGGAGGCAGTCGAGTGCGGAGCGGCCAGCCTGGCCATGGTGCTGCGCTACTTCGGCCGCTACGTGCCACTGGAAGAACTGCGGACCGCTTGTGGAGTCTCCCGCGATGGCTCCAAGGCAACCAACATCATGAAGGCGGCGCGCGAGTACGGCATGATCGCGAGAGGGGTCCGTAAGGAGCCTGAAGGGCTGGCTGCCGGAAAACTACCGCTCATTCTTTTTTGGGAGTTCAACCATTTCGTAGTCCTGGAGGGATTCGGTCGGCGATTCGGGCAGGAGGTCGTCTACCTCAATGATCCGGCGCAAGGTCACCGCACTGTCAGTGCGTCTGAATTCGATGCGAGTTTTACCGGGGTAGCACTGGATCTGAGGCCAGGGCCTGATTTCCAGGTTGGCGGGAAGCCGCCGGGCCAGCTCTCCGGGCTAAGAAGGCGCTATTTCGGCAGTGACCTGCTCCTCGTCCTCGCTGTCCTGACCAGCCTATTGCTCACCGTGACGGGCGTGGCCCTGCCTGCGTACACGCGGGCATTTGTTGACACCATCCTCGTGGGTGGAGATACCTCAATCAGGATCCCCTTCGTCCTGTTGATGACCGCGACCATCGTCGCCACGGCTTTGCTCACCGGGCTGAGAGAGTCCTTCTTGCACCGTGTCAGGATCATCAGCGCGACCATCGGTAGCTCACGTTTCTTGCGCCATCTCTTCAGGCTGCCCGCTCGATTCTTCACTCAGCGAAGTCCTGCCGATATCACAAACCGCATGCAGACCAACGACACGCTGGCCGTCACACTCGCCAATGACCTTTCTGGGGCCGTGATCAGCGCCATGGTTGTTGTCCTGTATGCCGCGCTCATGTGGACGTACAGCGTGGTACTCACGCTGCTGTGCATCGTGGTCGCTCTGGGGAACATCGTCGCACTACGGTTGGCGACCCGGGCCCGTTCGAACGGCGTAACCCGTCTAGCAGCGGACCGTGCAACCTTCCTGACGACGTCCTACAGCGGACTCCAACTGATTGAGAGCATGAAGGCGTCGGGTGCAGAGAACGAGCACTTTCGCCGATGGGCCAGCGAACACGCCGTGGTCATGACGGGTCAGCAAAAGGTGGGCGTGCCCCCGGCCCTCCTGGCCGTCGTGCCTCCCGCCCTGGCCAGTGTGAACGCCACTCTCATCCTTCTCGTCGGCGGATTGCAGGCACTTTCAGGTCACATCACAGTCGGTCTGCTTGTCGCTTTTCAGGCTCTAGTCGTAGCCTTCACAGCGCCGATGGGCCAGTTCACGGCTGTCGCCGGGCGGATGCAGGATTTCGTCGTACAGTTGACGCGGCTGAGGGACGTCGAGAACTTCCCAGTCGACGAGGCTACTGACGACCCGTTGGACGGACGGCCGCTGCGGCGACTGACAGGTCAGTTGGTCTTCGACGAGGTAACGTTTGGCTACAGCCCTCTCACGTCCCCGCTGATTCAGAAGCTGTCCTTTTCTGTGGGGCCTGGCGAGCAGATCGCACTGGTCGGTGGCTCAGGCAGCGGAAAGTCTACGGTGACGCGACTCCTCTCTGGGCTGTATCAGCCCTGGGAGGGCGCAATCACCATCGACGGAATATTCCGCAACAGCATTCCGCGTGCGCAGTTCAGCGCTTCTGTCGCGTTCGTCGACCAGGACATCTTTCTATTCGAGGGGACGATCCGCGACAATCTCACCTTGTGGGACCAGTCCGTGCCGGACGACGACATCATCAACGCCCTGAAGAGCGCGCACATCTATGACGTGATCTCGTCCAGGCCAGGGGGCATCTACAGTCAGGTGGAGCAGGACGGCCGGAATTTCTCGGGTGGGCAGCGTCAGCGACTTGAGATCGCGCGTGCCCTCGTCCGTAACCCGAGTTTGCTGGTTCTAGACGAGGCTACGAGCGCGCTGGATGCGGAGACGGAAAGCCTGATTACGGACAACCTTAGGCGTCGCGGCTGCGCCACGATCGTTGTGGCTCACCGCCTGAGCACGATTCGAGACAGCGACCAGATCATCGTTCTGGAGCGCGGCTTGATGGTCGAACAGGGCGACCACGAGAAGCTCGTGTCCGCGGCAGGGCGCTACGCCCAACTGATCGGGGAACACTAACCATGGCGCACGCACAGGTGCGTAGCACCGCCGAAGCACTGCATCAGAGGTGGGAGGCACTGGCGCAGCTGGGCGAACACGTCGATTGCTCCGGGCGTCAGATCCTCCTGAACCGCCAAGGTGCGTTGTGGCTGGTTACGGAAGGCGAGTTCGACCTCTTCGCAGTCGATGTCGGAGCTCACGGACCATGGCACCACATCGGCCGGCTCGGGGTTGGCACCATTTGTCTGGCCCCTGTGGCGGATGCACAACACGACCTTGTGCTGCGTCCGCTGCGCGATGCGGCACTGCGACGGCTATCGGTATGCGAGACGGTCCAGGCGATGGAGGGCCGTGCGTCAACGCGGGACACGGCCAGGCCTTTGATCCCCCTGCTGGCAGAGGGGATCGACCGCGGTCTCGCAGTGCTGATGGACTTCATCCAGGAAGGCTTGCCACCCCAGCACTTCATTCCCCTGGTCCCGAGCACCGAGGTCGAACTGGCCGCAGGTGATGACGGACGTCCACAGGACGGCATCGTGTGGGTGGAGATTCTCGCTGGAGAGGTGTGTTCCGGAGGGGACGCCCATGCTGGGACCCTCACCCGGGGCGATAGCTTGACTCTGGGCCCGGGGGACTGGATCAGGAGTCTCTCGGCCGCCCGAATTCGCATCCGCTCGACCCGCAATCTGCAGCGTGATGGGGAACTGTGGCATCACGTCGCGCAATTCGAGAACCGCATTCTGCATCTGGTAGACCGGGCGATCGAGAGCAGGGAAGACCACGCGGAGCGCCGGATCAACGCAGGGCTGGCGGCCGACCAGGCGGCGGCCCAACGGGCGGAGCAGGCTCTTAGCGGAGTCCTGCAACCGTCGGTCCGAGACACATCGCGGCCTGCCGGAGGTGACGACGACGCGACATCGGCCGCGTGCCGGGTCGTGGCGCAGGCCCTGGGTATCGAGCACGTACCTTCACGTGGCACGGCGCCGATGACAAAGGTGGGGCCGATCGAGCAGTGGGCAGTGCAGGCCCGGTTGCGGACCCGAGTGGTCGGTCTCAAAGATGCTTGGTGGCAGACCAACATCGGTCCGCTGGTCGGGCACCTGAAAAGGAGCGGCGCCCCCGTCGCCCTCTTGTGGCATCGTGGGAAGTACCGGGCCTGGAACCCGGCGACCGGTTCGTGGACGGAGCTCGACCGGAGCGCTGCCGGGGAGTACGAGCCACGCGGTTGCATGCTGTACCGGCCGCTACCCGAAGGCGCTATCAGTAACTGGCGTCTGGTGCGCGAGGGTTTGCGTGGTGCCGGTAGTGACATGCGTTCGGTTGCTTTGAGTACACTCATTGCAGTGGTATTGAGCGTCCTCGTACCGATCAGTACTGGCACGGTGCTCGGGCAGTTGGTGCCACAGGCCCAACGAAGCCTGATCATCGAAGTGTGTATCGCGCTCTTCATGGCCACACTGGCCGCAGCGGCGTTTGCTGTGATGCAGAACGTTGCGCTGCTGCGGTTGGAGGGGCGTTTCGAGGCCACCGTGCAGGCTGCGGTCTGGGACCGGTTGCTGAGGCTGCCGATGACGTTCTACCGGCGATACTCCACCGGTGAACTGGCTGGCGCGGCACTCGGTGTCGCCGAACTCCGCACCGTACTGATGGGCGTGAGTTCTACAGTTCTGTACGCCAGCGCAGTAGCACTGGTCAACTTCATCGTCCTCTTGTGGATCAGCGTGCCGTTCGGCCTGCTGAGTGCCCTTTTCGTCGTGATCGGACTCGCAGCGTTCGGCATTCTAGGCACACGCCAGATGCGATGGGAGACGCAGGCGCTCCATCTGGGTTATGAGCTGAACAACAAGGTCTTTCAGACGCTGCGCGGGATGCCCAAGCTCCAGGTGGCCGCTGCGGAAAATCGGGCCTACGCCGACTGGGCGGGCACTTTCTCCCAGCAGAAGAATCTACAG is from Streptomyces cadmiisoli and encodes:
- a CDS encoding NHLP bacteriocin export ABC transporter permease/ATPase subunit, producing MAHAQVRSTAEALHQRWEALAQLGEHVDCSGRQILLNRQGALWLVTEGEFDLFAVDVGAHGPWHHIGRLGVGTICLAPVADAQHDLVLRPLRDAALRRLSVCETVQAMEGRASTRDTARPLIPLLAEGIDRGLAVLMDFIQEGLPPQHFIPLVPSTEVELAAGDDGRPQDGIVWVEILAGEVCSGGDAHAGTLTRGDSLTLGPGDWIRSLSAARIRIRSTRNLQRDGELWHHVAQFENRILHLVDRAIESREDHAERRINAGLAADQAAAQRAEQALSGVLQPSVRDTSRPAGGDDDATSAACRVVAQALGIEHVPSRGTAPMTKVGPIEQWAVQARLRTRVVGLKDAWWQTNIGPLVGHLKRSGAPVALLWHRGKYRAWNPATGSWTELDRSAAGEYEPRGCMLYRPLPEGAISNWRLVREGLRGAGSDMRSVALSTLIAVVLSVLVPISTGTVLGQLVPQAQRSLIIEVCIALFMATLAAAAFAVMQNVALLRLEGRFEATVQAAVWDRLLRLPMTFYRRYSTGELAGAALGVAELRTVLMGVSSTVLYASAVALVNFIVLLWISVPFGLLSALFVVIGLAAFGILGTRQMRWETQALHLGYELNNKVFQTLRGMPKLQVAAAENRAYADWAGTFSQQKNLQKRIAGYQKAITVFNAAFPHSCLLVFFIVTSSSEQALSVSEFLTFNASLTLMLAALTQVTGGVASAVAIVPIYTRLQPILQEPLESSVMSSDPGELSGDVEVSHLTFGYSQDAPPVLDDISFRVRPGEFVAVVGASGGGKSTLLRLLLGFEKPDAGTVLFDGQDLSALDSAAVRRQCGVVLQQVQPFSGSIFQAITGSGNYSMDEAWAAAELAGLREDIEAMPMNMHTLISDASTLSGGQRQRLAIAHALIRRPRILFFDEATSALDNATQQTVTEATRQLRATRIVIAHRLSTVMDADKIIVLSQGRIAQFGSPTDLLADPDGLFYQLVRRQMH
- a CDS encoding HlyD family efflux transporter periplasmic adaptor subunit, which codes for MVEKIRIEQPPSFFPAALRRRAAPVKFRQQALAKLQSPTVLDAPIQLAQPRNLLSLAVVALLVVCGGVWAVTGSIPRQTTATGILTHAKGSIYFESPHTGQITGVFVTAGSIFPAKTPLFNIQSETGERTVRSTAGGRIISLLGSVGQQISQGAQLAVIERVDDIHDPVVAALYVPQSSAGLVRVGSQVDLDVRSAPSKSYGILRGTVESIGQFPQTESQIASFLGDAQLAKTFTMTGQPMSVIVRITPDSSTISGFSWSRGAGPPYQIDSRSLVTGAIHLAPIKPVDWISA
- a CDS encoding NHLP family bacteriocin export ABC transporter peptidase/permease/ATPase subunit — translated: MSTERRPSCRRTTQRVRTQSVLQMEAVECGAASLAMVLRYFGRYVPLEELRTACGVSRDGSKATNIMKAAREYGMIARGVRKEPEGLAAGKLPLILFWEFNHFVVLEGFGRRFGQEVVYLNDPAQGHRTVSASEFDASFTGVALDLRPGPDFQVGGKPPGQLSGLRRRYFGSDLLLVLAVLTSLLLTVTGVALPAYTRAFVDTILVGGDTSIRIPFVLLMTATIVATALLTGLRESFLHRVRIISATIGSSRFLRHLFRLPARFFTQRSPADITNRMQTNDTLAVTLANDLSGAVISAMVVVLYAALMWTYSVVLTLLCIVVALGNIVALRLATRARSNGVTRLAADRATFLTTSYSGLQLIESMKASGAENEHFRRWASEHAVVMTGQQKVGVPPALLAVVPPALASVNATLILLVGGLQALSGHITVGLLVAFQALVVAFTAPMGQFTAVAGRMQDFVVQLTRLRDVENFPVDEATDDPLDGRPLRRLTGQLVFDEVTFGYSPLTSPLIQKLSFSVGPGEQIALVGGSGSGKSTVTRLLSGLYQPWEGAITIDGIFRNSIPRAQFSASVAFVDQDIFLFEGTIRDNLTLWDQSVPDDDIINALKSAHIYDVISSRPGGIYSQVEQDGRNFSGGQRQRLEIARALVRNPSLLVLDEATSALDAETESLITDNLRRRGCATIVVAHRLSTIRDSDQIIVLERGLMVEQGDHEKLVSAAGRYAQLIGEH